Part of the Longimicrobium sp. genome, CGACGGATCACCGTGGGCGACCGCGTCAACAACATGGCGCGGCTGGTGGAAAAGGAAATCCACCGCACGGGCGAGGCGCCGCAGCCGCGCGACTTGGCCGGCATCCTCAAGCGGATGTACCCCGGACGCGACGACGCCACGCTGGACCCCTGGGGCCGCAAGTTCCTGCTGCGGCGCCGGGCCGGCACGTTCCACGTCCTTTCCACCGGCCCCGACCGCCGCCAGGGCACCTCCGACGACATCGTGTCGGACCCGCTCCCCATCCCCGACTGAACGACGAGCCTCGGGCGCCCGCGGCCGCGCAGAGGTGGCGGATGCGAGGTGAAGAACGGGCCGGCTCCCCGCGCGGGAGCCGGCCCGTCCGTCGTTGCGGCACGCGCCGACAGCCTGGGGCGGATGGGATGATGATCGGTGCCGCGCCCTGGCCGATACTGGCGCCCGCTGGCGACGGGCCCACCGGCGAACCTATACTGTTCGCCATGCCTGCGCGCGATCCGCACGATCTGCCAGTACCACCGCCGCCGCGGGAAGGTGGGCCGTCGATGCTCGACCTGGTCCGCCTCAGCCGGGACGCGGTCTTCCCGCCCGGGGGCGAAGAGCTGTACCGCCAGATCGGCCGCCTCACGGAGCTGGGCGCCGGCCACGAGGTGATCGACGCGGCCTGCGGGCGGGGCATCAGTTCGATCTTCCTGGCCGAAACGTTCGGGTGCGGCGGGGTGGGCATCGACCCCGACCGGGTGCTGGTGGACCAGGCCGAGGCGCGGACGCGCGAAAGCGGCGTGCATGGCCGCTTCACCTTCGAAACCGCGGCGCTTGACGACCTGCCGTTCAAGGACGGCACCTTCGACGTGGCCATCGGCGAGATCGGCCTGGCCGCCGAGGCCGACCCCGCCCGCGCCGTCCGCGAGCTGGCGCGCGTGGTGAAGCCGCACGGCTGCGTGGTGCTGGTGCAGCTGATCTGGACGGGGCACGTGGACCCCGCCCGCCGCGAGATCCTGGTGCAGCACCTGGGCGCGCGGCCCATGATCCTGGTGGAATGGAAGCAGCTGCTGCGCGACGCCGGCGTGGTAGACCTGACGGTGGAGGACTGGTCCGACGCGCCGTCGCCCTTCCGGCCGGCCGCGGGCGGGCCCTTTCCCGACTTCA contains:
- a CDS encoding type II secretion system protein GspG, translated to MTRPRIIFAPRTIVGALLKFSAVAALLLLVSPALRTRAAPHVEPLVNPLRRITVGDRVNNMARLVEKEIHRTGEAPQPRDLAGILKRMYPGRDDATLDPWGRKFLLRRRAGTFHVLSTGPDRRQGTSDDIVSDPLPIPD
- a CDS encoding class I SAM-dependent methyltransferase, which translates into the protein MLDLVRLSRDAVFPPGGEELYRQIGRLTELGAGHEVIDAACGRGISSIFLAETFGCGGVGIDPDRVLVDQAEARTRESGVHGRFTFETAALDDLPFKDGTFDVAIGEIGLAAEADPARAVRELARVVKPHGCVVLVQLIWTGHVDPARREILVQHLGARPMILVEWKQLLRDAGVVDLTVEDWSDAPSPFRPAAGGPFPDFSEIFSARERFDILRRAFRRWGWSGVRGAVLREREIHRLLTRERVLGLSLIKGTKWPAPDAPAATT